A genome region from Primulina eburnea isolate SZY01 chromosome 9, ASM2296580v1, whole genome shotgun sequence includes the following:
- the LOC140840807 gene encoding uncharacterized protein, with product MISGGSTDGDSNRERKARSRKECMEVKGVRRGEAIISFGSEDLKGVNLPHNDALVIQAWVANYDIQRVFVDSGSSVNVIFKDALVQMNLQGYQLETALFGFAGYVVYPEGEIVLPLTLGSRELKKTVMKTFIVVDAPSLYNIILCRPAMNELRALASTYHQKIKFPVGSRVGEVRGDKPFSRKCYVEVVWVDKKRLGGRGRR from the coding sequence ATGATATCTGGAGGCTCTACTGACGGAGATTCTAATCGAGAAAGAAAGGCGAGGAGTAGGAAAGAGTGTATGGAGGTGAAGGGAGTAAGGAGGGGTGAAGCGATCATCAGTTTTGGCTCCGAGGATTTAAAGGGTGTGAATTTGCCTCACAATGATGCCCTGGTGATCCAAGCCTGGGTGGCCAACTATGATATTCAAAGAGTTTTTGTTGATTCGGGCAGTTCTGTCAACGTCATTTTTAAGGACGCACTGGTACAAATGAATCTGCAGGGATATCAGTTGGAGACTGCACTTTTTGGCTTTGCGGGATATGTGGTTTATCCTGAAGGGGAGATTGTCTTGCCTTTGACTCTAGGATCCCGAGAGCTTAAGAAAACCGTGATGAAAACTTTCATTGTGGTGGATGCCCCATCATTGTATAACATAATACTGTGTCGGCCTGCCATGAATGAGCTTAGGGCTCTAGCATCCACCTACCACCAAAAGATTAAGTTTCCCGTGGGGAGCCGAGTGGGTGAAGTCCGGGGAGATAAACCTTTTTCCCGAAAGTGTTATGTGGAAGTAGTCTGGGTGGATAAGAAAAGGCTAGGAGGGAGGGGAAGGCGGTGA